AGACCGAATGCTCGAAGGGCGTTTCATGGCGGTTGGCGAGCAAAAAGTCGAGCAACTTATGATCGCGCTCGGGATCGGTCGCCCCCTTGCCAAAGGAGACGCGAGCCGCCTCAACCACGGCCATATCCCCGCCCATGAAATCGAGGAGTCGGACGAAACCATGGTCGAGCAAGGGGATTTCTTGCATAGGTTCCAACGATACACCTGCCTTTCCTAACAACTAATCATATTTGGCAGTTTCAAGTATTTGTACGATTCGCTGCAAAAATCGGCCGGCATAGAGTCCGTCGATGAGCCGGTGGTCATAAGTCAGGCTGAGATACATCATCGAGCGAATGGCGATGGCTTCGTTGATGACCACAGGACGTTTTTTGATCGCCCCGGTGCCGAGGATGGCCACCTGCGGCTGATTGATAATCGGCGTGCCCCAAAGGTTGCCGAAGGTGCCAATGTTGGTGATCGAAAAAGTTCCACCCTGCACCTCATCCGGTTTAAGCTGGCGACTCCGGGCCCGGTTTGCCAGGTCAGACACCGCGCGGGCGATGCCCGAGAGATTGAGCCGGTCGGCATGACGGATGACCGGGACGATGAGCTTGTCCTCGAGGCCGACGGCGATACCGATATGGATCGATTTCTTCAAAAAAATCCTTTCCTGGTCCATCGACGCGTTGATGAAGGGAAACTCCTTGAGGGCTCTAGCTGCGGCATCGATGAAAAAGGCGGTGTAGGTCAACGGAACGCTCTCCCGCTCTTCAAAGGCGACTTTGACGCGCTCGCGATATTGCACCAGCGGGGTAACATCCACCTCGGCGACGGAGGTGACATGGGCGGAGGTGTGTTTGCTGACGATCATGTGTTCGGCGATACGCTTGCGCACATGGTCCATGGGGATGATCTCCTGATCGCCCTCGGGGAGCCCGACAGCGGCGGCGGGTTTGGATACGGGCGCTGCGGGCATCCCGGCCGCTGGGCGGGGCGCAGGTGAGATCGGCAGCGGCGCAGGCGCCGCTGCAGCCGGGGCCGGGGCACCGCCGCGTCGAGCGAGATAGTCCAGGATGT
This portion of the bacterium genome encodes:
- a CDS encoding dihydrolipoamide acetyltransferase family protein, encoding MKIEMVMPQMGESIVEGTIVKWRKRPGEWVQKDEMILEISTDKVDSEIPAPASGLLVEILAEEGKTVAVNVPIARISMDEAESVGVVPTAIAGIAAPQQTAAAIAPAAMPDAGTSAVPPLPAANGNAGWTNSGVRRFLSPVVKKIAREQGLTVSEVERIQGRGENQRITKQDILDYLARRGGAPAPAAAAPAPLPISPAPRPAAGMPAAPVSKPAAAVGLPEGDQEIIPMDHVRKRIAEHMIVSKHTSAHVTSVAEVDVTPLVQYRERVKVAFEERESVPLTYTAFFIDAAARALKEFPFINASMDQERIFLKKSIHIGIAVGLEDKLIVPVIRHADRLNLSGIARAVSDLANRARSRQLKPDEVQGGTFSITNIGTFGNLWGTPIINQPQVAILGTGAIKKRPVVINEAIAIRSMMYLSLTYDHRLIDGLYAGRFLQRIVQILETAKYD